From Anopheles darlingi chromosome 2, idAnoDarlMG_H_01, whole genome shotgun sequence, the proteins below share one genomic window:
- the LOC125948988 gene encoding uncharacterized protein LOC125948988 isoform X8: MGLNKRDKQDKLKSQSLLDSERSSHDGGGGSSSTTRTVVVDHGTIVVPIETVVSTVSSTSKQSASSKSSSSKQQQILHSSTTDAGSIAESVHLSTEKSFGALDGAVAPVGASKLAEQKFSTVSSVRSAAQKSKQIDNIIEKIHHIASDTISTTEQITTAAPPSAASFTHGTKDVTQKKTVLLGDSGAQQSGSSGVAGGDTVSQQQVITTVVPSKIEFTTVAFEGSAHNSSNISSSSSHTSNIVSGSSSSNTSAINQQTRSHGAVRSERMMSESSATQQQQSESRSSKSEHSSSTVQSSSSSSSTMKSSSSKKSHSEAHSKSLVSGETAHSSLRSQKHLIDGADVQNGGTVLGVSSTITTAPDHSTYDQQSFHTIGADGSRKQVDSQSYSMAKSQAPTTKILHDAAGNQITSTSASYQSAQGHSTSSFQTSGTHDHKALDSKLHQAINTSSAISSSHRDERVSSTSTSSAVNSSSSSSDKRFSVIDSTTLENYSTKAEQDSSSAQHSSMLMKNASAHTVASLSSAHDSLDSTIQSTQLVTESSQMADHRQQHLESSKTIESASHYEQMDESSSSRRKTSEFREQRESNAAILKRKIYDESGRRLNLIDEKIVPKDIVTADLQDDVTNVTKTSFEAKLFNPTLKRWELVDQKTILEKDITTEIPVEIVKELEVERPELANITTTIQLTKVYDAKTKQWKTVDQKKHIDVVEKITYLEENSGRSELNESEHSKNLRSMDMVDRVTIKEVQDLSEEKRQQLNKSKKRVDERTTQEQCICEICTCGRHNCFNCGSGTVSTQTKSSKYISSSNSENFYHQENFTSELNEESSTIRRGTWTKEDAEQHQTNRRESYTIEHSSTENDVSGRRLTWTKDDFEAVDISKIKGERPKPIRHEDNLKPEGQFYAPERQGYTPGERVRPIKHDDNLRPEGAFSAPEKPEYRSGERPKPVRPQDNLKPEGEFERPQKPSVGKPERSQPVRHDDNLRPEGDFERPEKSPFRPAERPKQVRPDDNLRPEGDFERPEKSSFRPAERPKQIKPEDNLRPEGDFQTPQRPEYRSGERPKPIRHDDNLRPEGDFERPEKSPFRPAERPKQVRPDDNLRPEGDFERPEKSPFRPAERPKQVRPEDNLRPEGEFTSPEKPQYRPAERPKQIKPEDNLRPEGDFQTPERPEYRSGERPKPIRHDDNLRPEGDFERPEKSPFRPAERPKQVRPEDNLRPEGDFDKPQKPEYRSAERPKQVRPQDNLKPEGDFERPQPTVVGKAERAQIIRHEDNLYMEGNFERTEKTVFIAGERPKPIRPDDNLRPEGDFERPEKSPFRPAERPKQVRPEDNLRPEGDFDKPQKPEYRSAERPKQVRPQDNLKPEGDFERPQPTVVGKAERAQIIRHEDNLYMEGNFERTEKTVFIAGERPKPIRPDDNLRPEGDFERPEKSPFRPAERPKQVRPEDNLRPEGEFTSPEKPQYRPAERPKQIKPEDNLRPEGDFQTPERPEYRSGERPKPIRPDDNLRPEGDFERPEKSPFRPAERPKQVRPDDNLRPEGDFERPEKSPFRPAERPKQVRPEDNLRPEGEFTSPEKPQYRPAERPKQIKPEDNLRPEGDFQTPERPEYRSGERPKPIRPDDNLRPEGDFERPEKSPFRPAERPKQVRPDDNLRPEGDFERPEKSPFRPAERPKQVRPEDNLRPEGEFTSPEKPQYRPAERPKQIKPEDNLRPEGDFQTPERPEYRSGERPKPIRHDDNLRPEGDFERPEKSPFRPAERPKQVRPDDNLRPEGDFERPEKSPFRPAERPKQVRPEDNLRPEGDFDKPQKPEYRSAERPKQVRPQDNLKPEGDFERPQPTVVGKAERAQIIRHEDNLYMEGNFERTEKTVFIAGERPKPIRPDDNLRPEGDFERPEKSPFRPAERPKQVRPEDNLRPEGEFTSPEKPQYRPAERPKQIKPEDNLRPEGDFQTPERPEYRSGERPKPIRHDDNLRPEGDFERPEKSPFRPAERPKQVRPDDNLRPEGDFERPEKSPFRPAERPKQVRPEDNLRPEGDFDKPQKPEYRSAERPKQVRPQDNLKPEGDFERPQPTVVGKAERAQIIRHEDNLYMEGNFERTEKTVFIAGERPKPIRPDDNLRPEGDFERPEKSPFRPAERPKQVRPEDNLRPEGEFTSPEKPQYRPAERPKQIKPEDNLRSEGKFQAPERPEYRTGERPKPIRPDDNLRPEGDFERPEKSPFKPAERPKQIKPEDNLKTEGEFSTPQKPQFKPAERPKQIKPQDNLKPEGDFDRPKPVESIGKGDRAQIVKHADNLRVEGTFERVEKTVYVSGERPKPIKPDDNLRPEGEFSTPEKQTFRPAERPKQIKPQDNLRPEGDFDRPQKSVAGPGERPKPIKHDDNLRPEGTFERPEKAQFKPAERPKQIRPEDNLRTEGEFEKPQKSQFQPAERPKQVKPQDNLQIEGDYNSFKEYTEQKQRKEAILKEVHEPTIADGAVLVTTQTVTTILKGDKKQPTGRQTTTTEVQDQSNHSEESFAHSRNENIQHHRSEHITSSNALTRAQHVESSVNEHDRLTQRSTTNQTQSIHDVSGRNIAESKTNHSHRQMVNGSTVVSGVSQEQRTQHSVQSSSSSSKIHHTSSSMQQQQSTISDTQHLHGTHSQHLNVQHGEPTVQRHSREQVTGSQTSSTSSKVVVDGKVITDKSASNRHATEKLAVDGVVVTDKSFTERQQSGFDGMDSIQQAHYTSGQTVHDSSATNIGSSSTKRAQNQAIRSTTNNITNLEGTNGVHKGSQRNGTAHSQASTVDHATETQVKKLVGGKWVTKTIKTESKASNQQQHQQQGKVHDVSSHRQQGVLTGQISVAEQNKLNQQHSSIGTSSDQHTRSSAHHISVAEQNKLNQQHSSIGTSSEVHAHSSSSTSSSSVVKSHSSSKMVSEKVVQRGTTESVVSAAGSPSGRTGARGGSSIVLGESTVDSASSRRAAQQQSSTTTKLIGGKLVQVASSNDTSNNTSSTAGKSSGVTSTSSTSSNVHHSATNDQSSTSTKSSSSSVMKSSKVESSSTAASSTTSGQQQHHRKNTFASTENVNNAILCRPAQGPVATTTGIALHATNGSASSMSVSGYNQRKSISNLNDSAMYATTNRTSYSSLHRRGKESTEARMQNYVKAVETDTIVGRTVRGQACPPPSLAGLGLGSSTIGTSHGMKGSSNTSTSVTTSSSTASNNQKTLRDYHTAMNVSRSSTKANASSISFGDDKFHGSSSYKVQYIQQHEGRCPAAVHDNLKLSKVTKQHTYYVRDQK, encoded by the exons ATGGGTTTGAACAAGCGTGATAAGCAGGATAAGCTGAAGAGCCAGAGTTTGCTCGATTCCGAGCGATCCTCAcatgacggtggcggtggctcctCGTCGACCACGCGcacggtcgtcgtcgatcacGGTACGATCGTGGTGCCCATCGAAACCGTGGTATCGACTGTTAGCTCCACTAGCAAGCAATCGGCTTCCAGCAAGTCGAGCAGctcgaagcagcaacagatccTGCACAGTTCCACCACCGATGCGGGCAGTATCGCGGAATCGGTGCATCTCAGCACCGAGAAGTCATTCGGAGCGCTGGACGGAGCAGTTGCACCGGTCGGCGCTAGCAAGCTGGCGGAGCAAAAGTTCAGTACGGTGAGCAGTGTGCGCAGTGCGGCTCAAAAGTCGAAACAGATCGATAACATCATCGAAAAGATCCATCACATTGCGAGCGATACGATCAGTACGACCGAGCAGATCACTACGGCCGCCCCACCATCGGCGGCATCGTTCACGCACGGAACGAAGGATGTGACACAGAAGAAAACGGTGTTGTTGGGTGACAGTGGGGCACAACAGAGTGGCAGTAGTGGCGTGGCGGGTGGCGATACTGTCAGTCAGCAACAAGTGATAACCACCGTCGTGCCGAGTAAGATCGAGTTCACAACAGTGGCCTTCGAAGGTAGTGCCCATAACagtagcaacatcagcagcagcagcagccacaccagcaacatcgtcagtggcagcagcagtagcaatacCAGTGCCATAAATCAGCAAACTCGGTCACACGGTGCAGTGCGCAGTGAGAGGATGATGTCCGAGTCCAGTgccactcagcagcagcaaagcgaaTCGCGATCAAGTAAAAGTGAGCACTCGAGCTCTACGgtgcaatcgtcgtcgtcgtcgtcgtcaacgatGAAATCCTCTTCGTCGAAGAAATCACACTCCGAAGCCCACAGCAAGAGCCTAGTGTCGGGTGAAACGGCACACTCGTCCCTGCGATCGCAGAAACATCTGATCGATGGGGCTGATGTACAGAATGGTGGCACCGTGTTAGGTGTGTCGTCTACGATCACTACTGCTCCAGATCATTCCACGTACGATCAGCAATCATTCCATACGATCGGTGCGGATGGTAGCAGGAAGCAGGTCGACAGCCAGAGCTACTCGATGGCCAAGAGTCAAGCGCCGACAACGAAAATCCTGCACGATGCAGCCGGTAATCAAATCACCAGCACGTCTGCCTCGTATCAGTCGGCCCAAGGACACAGTACCTCATCCTTCCAAACATCGGGTACGCACGATCACAAAGCCCTCGATTCGAAGCTCCATCAAGCCATCAACACCAGCTCAGCCATTTCGTCCTCACACCGTGACGAACGCGTgtcatccacatccacatcgTCTGCTGTAaactcgtcctcctcgtcctccgacAAGAGGTTCTCCGTGATCGATTCAACAACATTGGAGAACTACTCTACTAAGGCAGAGCAAGACTCCAGTAGTGCCCAGCACTCGAGCATGTTGATGAAGAATGCATCCGCACACACCGTGGCTAGCCTATCGTCAGCGCACGATTCGCTCGATAGCACGATCCAAAGCACACAGCTGGTGACGGAATCGAGCCAAATGGCagaccaccgacagcagcacctGGAATCGAGCAAAACCATCGAGTCAGCATCGCACTACGAGCAGATGgacgaaagcagcagctcacgGCGCAAGACGTCCGAGTTCCGTGAGCAGCGTGAGTCCAATGCCGCCATTCTGAAGCGCAAAATCTACGACGAAAGTGGACGCCGGTTGAACTTGATCGATGAAAAGATCGTACCGAAGGACATTGTCACTGCTGACCTGCAGGACGATGTCACGAACGTGACGAAAACGTCGTTCGAGGCGAAACTGTTCAACCCGACGCTGAAGCGCTGGGAACTGGTAGACCAGAAGACCATCCTGGAAAAAGACATCACCACCGAGATACCGGTAGAGATTGTCAAGGAGCTGGAGGTGGAGCGTCCCGAGCTGGctaacatcaccaccacaataCAGCTGACGAAG GTTTACGATGCCAAGACGAAGCAATGGAAAACGGTGGACCAAAAGAAACATATCGATGTGGTGGAGAAGATCACCTACCTCGAGGAAAATTCGGGCCGCTCCGAACTCAACGAATCGGAACACTCGAAAAACCTCCGATCAATGGACATGGTG GACCGCGTTACAATCAAAGAAGTGCAAGATCTGAGCGAagagaagcggcagcagctcaACAAATCGAAGAAACGTGTCGACGAGCGGACCACTCAGGAGCAGTGCATCTGCGAGATCTGTACATGTGG ACGACACAATTGCTTCAATTGCGGCAGTGGTACAGTATCTACTCAGACAAAGTCTTCAAAGTACATCTCATCGAGCAATTCGGAAAATTTTTACCATCAAG AAAATTTCACATCTGAGCTCAATGAAGAATCATCGACGATTCGAAGGGGAACGTGGACTAAGGAAGACGCTGAGCAGCATCAGACGAACCGCAGGGAGTCCTACACAATtgagcacagcagcacagagAACGATGTGTCCGGGCGCCGACTGACATGGACAAAGGATGACTTCGAAGCTGTTGATATTAGCAAAATTAAGGGCGAACGCCCCAAGCCGATCCGTCACGAAGACAACCTTAAACCAGAAGGTCAATTCTACGCACCGGAGCGCCAGGGTTACACGCCAGGAGAGCGTGTAAGACCGATCAAACATGATGATAATTTACGGCCCGAAGGAGCATTCTCAGCACCGGAAAAGCCAGAATATCGGTCTGGAGAAAGACCTAAGCCAGTTAGACCGCAAGATAACCTCAAACCAGAAGGTGAATTCGAACGACCTCAAAAACCATCAGTTGGCAAACCAGAACGGTCACAGCCTGTGCGCCATGACGACAACCTGCGTCCGGAAGGAGACTTCGAGCGTCCAGAGAAGTCGCCATTCAGACCAGCCGAGCGTCCTAAGCAAGTTCGTCCCGATGATAATCTGCGCCCAGAAGGAGACTTCGAGCGTCCAGAGAAGTCATCTTTCAGACCTGCTGAACGACCGAAGCAAATCAAAC CTGAGGATAATCTGCGTCCGGAAGGCGACTTCCAGACTCCTCAGCGCCCAGAATATCGATCAGGAGAGCGACCGAAGCCAATTCGCCATGACGACAATCTACGTCCGGAAGGAGACTTCGAGCGTCCAGAGAAGTCGCCATTCAGAC CTGCTGAGCGTCCGAAGCAGGTTCGTCCCGATGATAATCTGCGTCCGGAAGGAGACTTCGAGCGTCCAGAGAAGTCACCTTTCAGAC CTgccgagcgaccgaagcagGTTCGCCCAGAGGATAATCTGCGCCCTGAAGGAGAATTCACATCGCCAGAAAAGCCTCAATACAGACCTGCTGAGCGACCGAAGCAAATCAAACCTGAGGATAATCTGCGTCCGGAAGGCGACTTCCAAACTCCTGAGCGCCCAGAATATCGATCAGGAGAGCGACCGAAGCCAATTCGCCATGACGATAATCTACGTCCGGAAGGAGACTTCGAGCGTCCAGAGAAGTCGCCATTCAGACCTGCTGAGCGTCCGAAGCAG GTTCGTCCAGAGGATAATCTGCGTCCGGAAGGAGACTTTGACAAGCCTCAGAAGCCAGAATATCGATCAGCTGAGCGGCCGAAACAAGTGCGACCTCAGGATAATCTCAAACCAGAGGGAGATTTCGAAAGACCACAACCTACAGTCGTTGGAAAAGCTGAACGAGCTCAAATCATTCGTCATGAAGATAACCTTTACATGGAAGGAAACTTTGAGCGCACTGAGAAAACTGTCTTTATTGCTGGAGAGCGGCCGAAGCCAATTCGTCCCGACGATAATCTGCGTCCAGAAGGTGACTTCGAGCGTCCAGAGAAGTCACCATTCAGACCTgccgagcgaccgaagcag GTTCGTCCAGAGGATAATCTGCGTCCGGAAGGAGACTTTGACAAGCCTCAGAAGCCAGAATATCGATCAGCTGAGCGGCCGAAACAAGTGCGACCTCAGGATAATCTCAAACCTGAGGGAGATTTCGAAAGACCACAACCTACAGTCGTTGGAAAAGCTGAACGAGCTCAAATCATTCGTCATGAAGATAACCTTTACATGGAAGGAAACTTTGAGCGCACTGAGAAAACTGTCTTTATTGCTGGAGAGCGGCCGAAGCCAATTCGTCCCGACGATAATCTGCGTCCAGAAGGTGACTTCGAGCGTCCAGAGAAGTCACCATTCAGACCTGCTGAGCGACCGAAGCAGGTTCGTCCAGAGGATAATCTGCGCCCTGAAGGAGAATTCACATCGCCAGAAAAGCCTCAATACAGACCTGCTGAGCGACCGAAGCAAATCAAACCTGAGGATAATCTGCGTCCAGAAGGCGACTTCCAGACTCCTGAGCGCCCAGAATATCGATCAGGAGAGCGACCGAAGCCAATTCGTCCCGACGATAATCTACGTCCGGAAGGAGACTTCGAGCGCCCAGAGAAGTCGCCATTCAGACCTGCTGAGCGTCCGAAGCAGGTTCGTCCCGACGATAATCTGCGTCCAGAAGGAGATTTCGAGCGTCCAGAGAAGTCACCATTCAGACCTgccgagcgaccgaagcagGTTCGCCCAGAGGATAATCTGCGCCCTGAAGGAGAATTCACATCGCCAGAAAAGCCTCAATACAGACCTGCTGAGCGACCGAAGCAAATCAAACCTGAGGATAATCTGCGTCCGGAAGGCGACTTCCAGACTCCTGAGCGCCCAGAATATCGATCAGGAGAGCGACCGAAGCCAATTCGTCCCGACGATAATCTACGTCCGGAAGGAGACTTCGAGCGCCCAGAGAAGTCGCCATTCAGACCTGCTGAGCGTCCGAAGCAGGTTCGTCCCGACGATAATCTGCGTCCAGAAGGAGATTTCGAACGTCCAGAGAAGTCACCATTCAGACCTGCAGAGCGACCGAAGCAGGTTCGTCCAGAGGATAATCTGCGTCCTGAAGGAGAATTCACATCGCCAGAAAAGCCTCAATACAGACCTGCTGAGCGACCGAAGCAAATCAAACCTGAGGATAATCTGCGTCCGGAAGGCGACTTCCAAACTCCTGAGCGCCCAGAATATCGATCAGGAGAGCGACCGAAGCCAATTCGCCATGACGATAATCTACGTCCGGAAGGAGACTTCGAGCGTCCAGAGAAGTCGCCATTCAGACCTGCTGAGCGTCCGAAGCAGGTTCGTCCGGATGATAATCTGCGTCCGGAAGGAGACTTCGAGCGTCCAGAGAAGTCACCTTTCAGACCTGCTGAGCGACCGAAGCAGGTTCGTCCAGAGGATAATCTGCGTCCGGAAGGAGACTTTGACAAGCCTCAGAAGCCAGAATATCGATCAGCTGAGCGGCCGAAACAAGTGCGACCTCAGGATAATCTCAAACCAGAGGGAGATTTCGAAAGACCACAACCTACAGTCGTTGGAAAAGCTGAACGAGCTCAAATCATTCGTCATGAAGATAACCTCTACATGGAAGGAAACTTTGAGCGTACTGAGAAAACTGTCTTTATTGCTGGAGAGCGGCCGAAGCCAATTCGTCCCGACGATAATCTGCGTCCAGAAGGAGACTTCGAGCGTCCAGAGAAGTCACCATTCAGACCTGCTGAGCGACCGAAGCAGGTTCGTCCAGAGGATAATCTGCGCCCTGAAGGAGAATTCACATCGCCAGAAAAGCCTCAATACAGACCTGCTGAGCGGCCGAAGCAAATCAAACCTGAGGATAATCTGCGTCCGGAAGGCGACTTCCAGACTCCTGAACGCCCAGAATATCGATCAGGAGAGCGACCGAAGCCAATTCGCCATGACGATAATCTACGTCCGGAAGGAGACTTCGAGCGTCCAGAGAAGTCGCCATTCAGACCTGCTGAGCGTCCGAAGCAGGTTCGTCCCGACGATAATCTGCGTCCGGAAGGAGACTTCGAGCGTCCAGAGAAGTCACCTTTCAGACCTGCTGAGCGACCGAAGCAGGTTCGTCCAGAGGATAATCTGCGTCCGGAAGGAGACTTTGACAAGCCTCAGAAGCCAGAATATCGATCAGCTGAGCGGCCGAAACAAGTGCGACCTCAGGATAATCTCAAACCAGAGGGAGATTTCGAAAGACCACAACCTACAGTCGTTGGAAAAGCTGAACGAGCTCAAATCATTCGTCATGAAGATAACCTCTACATGGAAGGAAACTTTGAGCGTACTGAGAAAACTGTCTTTATTGCTGGAGAGCGGCCGAAGCCAATTCGTCCCGACGATAATCTGCGTCCAGAAGGAGACTTCGAGCGTCCAGAGAAGTCACCTTTCAGACCTGCTGAGCGACCGAAGCAGGTTCGTCCAGAGGATAATCTGCGTCCTGAAGGAGAATTCACATCGCCAGAAAAGCCTCAATACAGACCTGCTGAGCGACCGAAGCAAATCAAACCTGAGGATAATCTGCGTTCGGAAGGAAAATTCCAGGCTCCCGAGCGTCCAGAATACCGTACAGGCGAGCGGCCTAAACCAATTCGCCCCGATGATAATCTGCGTCCAGAAGGGGACTTTGAACGTCCCGAAAAGTCTCCCTTTAAACCTGCTGAGCGACCGAAGCAGATTAAGCCTGAGGACAATTTGAAAACAGAAGGAGAATTTTCAACACCGCAGAAACCTCAATTCAAACCAGCTGAAAGACCGAAGCAAATTAAGCCACAAGATAACTTGAAGCCTGAGGGAGATTTCGATCGGCCTAAGCCTGTCGAAAGTATCGGAAAGGGAGATCGGGCTCAAATTGTGAAACATGCGGATAATCTGCGCGTAGAGGGTACTTTTGAAAGGGTAGAGAAAACCGTTTATGTTTCAGGGGAGCGACCAAAACCCATTAAGCCGGACGATAACCTACGTCCAGAGGGAGAGTTTTCGACGCCCGAAAAGCAAACGTTCCGGCCTGCAGAACgaccaaaacaaatcaaaccacAGGACAATCTCCGACCAGAAGGTGATTTTGATCGGCCACAAAAGTCGGTTGCCGGACCAGGCGAGAGGCCGAAGCCGATCAAACATGATGACAACCTGCGTCCCGAAGGTACTTTCGAAAGACCGGAAAAGGCTCAATTTAAACCTGCAGAACGACCGAAGCAAATTCGTCCTGAAGATAATCTGCGCACCGAAGGTGAATTCGAGAAGCCACAGAAATCACAGTTCCAGCCAGCGGAGCGTCCAAAACAGGTGAAGCCACAGGACAATCTTCAAATTGAGGGCGATTATAATTCTTTCAAGGAGTACACTGAACAGAAACAACGCAAGGAAGCGATACTGAAGGAGGTACATGAACCAACCATTGCCGATGGAGCCGTGCTCGTGACAACACAAACGGTTACCACCATTTTAAAGGGAGACAAGAAACAACCAACCGGAAGAcagactactactactgaggTACAGGATCAATCCAATCATTCTGAGGAAAGCTTCGCTCACAGTCGTAACGAGAACATCCAGCACCATCGAAGTGAGCACATCACTAGCTCCAACGCCCTGACTAGGGCACAACACGTTGAATCTAGTGTCAACGAACATGATCGCCTCACGCAACGATCCACAACGAACCAAACCCAATCGATTCATGACGTTTCGGGCCGAAATATTGCCGAATCGAAGACCAACCACAGCCACCGACAGATGGTCAATGGATCGACGGTTGTGAGCGGAGTTTCTCAAGAACAGCGTACACAGCACAGCGTacagtcatcgtcgtccagtTCCAAGATCCATCACACAAGCTCCTcgatgcagcaacaacagtccACAATCAGTGACACGCAGCATCTTCACGGTACTCACTCGCAGCATCTTAACGTCCAGCATGGCGAACCCACCGTTCAGCGTCATTCACGAGAACAAGTAACTGGTTCCCAGACGTCCTCAACCAGCAGTAAGGTGGTTGTAGATGGAAAAGTTATCACAGATAAGTCAGCATCCAACAGACACGCTACCGAGAAACTGGCTGTCGATGGTGTCGTAGTAACGGACAAGAGCTTCACAGAGCGACAGCAAAGTGGTTTTGATGGAATGGACAGCATCCAACAGGCACATTACACCAGCGGTCAAACTGTGCACGATTCCAGTGCTACTAACATCGGAAGTAGCTCGACGAAGCGCGCGCAAAATCAGGCCATTCGATctacaacaaacaacattaCCAACCTGGAAGGTACCAATGGCGTTCACAAGGGATCCCAGCGCAATGGAACCGCTCATAGCCAAGCGTCCACGGTCGACCATGCTACGGAAACTCAGGTTAAGAAACTGGTCGGTGGTAAATGGGTTACGAAGACGATCAAGACTGAGAGTAAAgcaagcaaccagcagcagcaccaacagcaaggAAAGGTGCACGATGTTTCATCTCATCGTCAACAGGGAGTGCTTACCGGTCAGATATCGGTAGCTGAACAGAACAAACTAAATCAACAACATAGCTCGATTGGTACCTCGTCCGATCAGCATACTCGCAGCTCCGCACACCACATATCGGTAgcggaacaaaacaaattgaacCAGCAGCACAGTTCGATCGGTACCTCTTCGGAAGTGCATGCTCATAGCAGCTCGTCGACTTCTAGCTCTTCGGTTGTGAAATCACATTCAAGCAGTAAGATGGTTAGCGAAAAGGTAGTTCAACGTGGAACTACCGAGAGCGTAGTTTCGGCGGCCGGATCACCCTCGGGTCGTACCGGAGCTCGCGGAGGATCCAGCATCGTACTGGGAGAATCCACCGTTGACAGCGCTTCATCGCGACGCGCGGCACAGCAGCAATCATCTACCACCACGAAACTAATCGGCGGTAAACTCGTGCAAGTTGCCTCGTCTAACgataccagcaacaacacgtCCAGCACGGCGGGTAAGTCATCCGGCGTGACATCTACATCCAGCACATCCAGCAACGTTCATCATTCCGCAACCAACGATCAATCATCGACCTCGACGAAGAGTTCCTCGTCGAGCGTGATGAAGTCGAGCAAGGTTGAATCCAGCAGCACGGCCGCTTCATCCACTACAagtggccaacagcagcaccatcgcaAGAACACGTTCGCCTCCACGGAGAACGTTAATAATGCCATTCTGTGCCGACCAGCGCAGGGACCGGTGGCGACAACGACCGGTATCGCGCTGCATGCCACGAACGgcagtgccagcagcatgAGCGTCTCCGGATACAACCAGCGCAAGAGCATCTCGAACCTCAACGATAGCGCCATGTACGCGACGACGAACCGGACCAGCTACAGCTCGTTGCATCGACGCGGAAAGGAATCGACCGAGGCAAGAATGCAGAACTACGTGAAAGCCGTCGAGACGGATACCATCGTTGGTCGGACGGTTAGAGGACAAGCCTGCCCTCCACCATCGCTGGCAGGGCTCGGTCTGGGCAGTAGCACTATCGGTACCAGCCACGGCATGAaaggtagcagcaacaccagcacatcGGTAACCACGAGCAGTTCGACGGCGTCGAACAATCAGAAGACTCTTCGCGATTACCATACCGCTATGAACGTCTCGCGAAGCTCCACGAAAGCCAACGCTTCCAGCATTTCGTTTGGCGATGATAAGTTCCATGGATCGAGCTCCTACAAGGTGCAGTACATCCAGCAACACGAAGGACGTTGCCCCGCGGCCGTACACGACAATCTGAAGCTGTCCAAAGTCACCAAGCAACACACGTACTACGTCCGGGACCAGAAGTag